The segment CCAGTGACAATAACGACTGCTCGTTTCCGCCCGTTCCGTGCAATAACAGGAAGACCGGTTTTTCGGGGTTGAATCCTTTTTTAAAGATATGTTCCATCATTTATTCCTTCTTTCTTCTTTTTATTTGGGTCGCTCGATTGAAAAGATCTCGCCAATGGCGGCGTAATTTGCGCCTGCCAACCGGCTGACGGCATCCAAGCCTCTTGGGTCGATGCGGCCGTTTTCGTAAATGGCTTCATCCACATGAAACTGGACCACTTCACCGATAAACAAGTCGCTGCCCGGTCCTTCTCCGCCGAGCGGTACCGCCTGCACCAACCGGCATTCCATGCGCACTTTCGATTCCCGGACACCGGGAACAGAAATCTCTGTGCTCGGCACCAGGGTCAGGTTGGCCATGTCCACTTCACTGTCCTCTGGCGGCAGGGAAGCTGCGGTTTCGTTAATCTTGGTGACATTGTCCCGGTCCACAATATGGACCACAAATTCACCGTTTTCGTAAATGTTGCGGGCGGTGTCTTTCCGTTCGCCTGTTGGCCGCTGAATGGCTACGGACACCATCGGCGGGTTTGAGGAAACAATCGTGAAGTAGCTGAATGGGGCCCCGTTGACAACCCCTGACTCCGATTGGGTCGTGACAAAAGCGATCGGCCGCGGAATAATTGAGCCGATCATCAGCTTGTAATTGTCACGTTCCGTATTTTGTTTTGGATTGATTGGAATCATGTTTTATTGCCCCTTTGCTAATAAATTTTGACTTATCATCTTTTCTGTTTTACTCAATCGGTTCTAATTTTGCTTCGATTTCTGCACGTCTGGCTTCCAGGAACGGCGGCAAGTCGAGCTCTTTTCCCAACGATTCAATCGTCGAATCCACAGTGAATCCAGGGCCATCCGTCGCCAGTTCAAACAATATCCCGTTTTCCTCCCGGAAATATAAACTTTCAAAATAATAGCGGTCGGTTATTTTCATGACCTGAAAACCGAAT is part of the Planococcus shenhongbingii genome and harbors:
- a CDS encoding flavin reductase family protein produces the protein MIPINPKQNTERDNYKLMIGSIIPRPIAFVTTQSESGVVNGAPFSYFTIVSSNPPMVSVAIQRPTGERKDTARNIYENGEFVVHIVDRDNVTKINETAASLPPEDSEVDMANLTLVPSTEISVPGVRESKVRMECRLVQAVPLGGEGPGSDLFIGEVVQFHVDEAIYENGRIDPRGLDAVSRLAGANYAAIGEIFSIERPK